One genomic segment of Candidatus Fukatsuia endosymbiont of Tuberolachnus salignus includes these proteins:
- the rplR gene encoding 50S ribosomal protein L18 yields the protein MDKKAARIRRATRTRRKLKELGATCLVVHRTSRHMYAQVIDPNGSEVLVAASTVEKAIKEQLKYTGNKDAAAVIGKVVAERALEKDIKSVSFDRSGFQYHGRVRALADAAREAGLRF from the coding sequence ATGGATAAGAAAGCAGCTCGTATCCGTCGTGCGACCCGTACACGACGCAAATTAAAAGAACTGGGTGCGACTTGCCTGGTGGTACACCGTACCTCGCGCCATATGTATGCGCAGGTTATCGACCCAAACGGTTCTGAAGTTTTGGTAGCAGCCTCTACAGTGGAGAAAGCTATTAAAGAGCAGTTGAAATATACTGGTAACAAAGATGCAGCAGCAGTAATCGGTAAGGTTGTTGCTGAACGCGCGTTGGAAAAAGATATCAAGAGCGTATCTTTTGACCGTTCCGGTTTCCAATATCATGGTCGAGTCAGGGCACTGGCAGATGCTGCCCGTGAAGCTGGCCTTCGGTTCTAA
- the trpS gene encoding tryptophan--tRNA ligase, whose amino-acid sequence MNQTTQKPIVFSGAQPSGTLTIGNYMGALRQWVKMQDDYDCIYCIVDLHAITVRQDAQTLSKRTLDILALYLACGIDPQKSTIFVQSHVPEHAQLSWILNCYTYFGELSRMTQFKDKSTRYVENINAGLFSYPALMAADILLYQASQVPVGEDQKQHLELSRDIAQRFNKQYGKIFTVPEPFIPKNGGARVMSLQEPHKKMSKSDDNTNNIIGLLEDIDSVEKKIKRAVTDSDEPALIRYDVEKKAGISNLLDILSGVSGQPISELETQFIGQKYSDLKSAVAIVLIHMLGNLQERYRKERKDENNLKNIMREGATKAQKRAQETLKKVYEAIGFVTP is encoded by the coding sequence ATGAATCAAACAACACAAAAACCCATTGTATTTAGTGGTGCTCAGCCTTCCGGTACATTGACCATTGGCAACTATATGGGCGCCCTGCGTCAATGGGTAAAGATGCAAGACGATTATGACTGTATTTACTGCATTGTTGATTTACATGCTATTACTGTACGCCAAGATGCCCAAACTCTGAGCAAAAGAACGTTAGATATCTTAGCCCTATATTTGGCATGTGGTATCGATCCGCAAAAGAGCACTATTTTTGTGCAATCACATGTCCCCGAACATGCCCAATTAAGCTGGATACTGAACTGCTACACCTATTTTGGTGAGCTAAGCCGGATGACCCAGTTTAAAGATAAATCAACACGCTACGTGGAAAATATCAACGCCGGATTGTTTAGCTATCCAGCACTTATGGCCGCAGATATACTGCTGTATCAAGCCAGCCAAGTGCCCGTAGGCGAAGATCAAAAACAGCATCTGGAACTAAGCAGAGATATTGCTCAACGCTTTAATAAGCAGTATGGCAAGATATTTACTGTCCCTGAACCCTTTATTCCTAAAAATGGAGGAGCAAGGGTGATGTCACTGCAAGAACCACATAAAAAAATGTCTAAATCAGACGATAACACTAATAATATTATTGGATTATTAGAAGATATTGATTCGGTAGAAAAAAAAATCAAACGGGCGGTAACCGATTCTGATGAACCTGCCCTGATCCGCTACGATGTAGAAAAAAAAGCGGGAATATCTAATTTGCTGGATATTCTATCAGGTGTGAGTGGACAACCTATTTCTGAGCTAGAAACACAATTTATAGGCCAAAAATACAGTGATCTAAAAAGCGCAGTGGCTATTGTACTTATTCATATGCTCGGCAATTTACAAGAGCGTTATCGTAAGGAACGTAAAGACGAAAACAATTTAAAAAATATAATGCGCGAGGGAGCGACTAAAGCACAAAAACGCGCACAAGAAACGCTTAAAAAAGTGTACGAGGCAATAGGTTTTGTGACTCCATGA
- the dam gene encoding adenine-specific DNA-methyltransferase: MKKNRAFLKWAGGKYQLVDDVRHHLPAGECLIEPFVGAGSVFLNTEYKSYILADINNDLIELYNIVKLRTNDFVRDALVLFSGEYNNAERFYLIRQEFNTSKDAYRRTLLFLYLNRHCYNGLCRYNLKGEFNVPFGRYKKPYFPEAELYWFAEKAQHATFICEHYQQTLLKATCGAVVYCDPPYAPLSTTANFTSYHSNNFTMEDQQNLARLAHQLFSQNQIPVLISNHDTELTRAWYYQAILHQVKARRTISSNILGRHKVNELLALYS; encoded by the coding sequence ATGAAGAAAAACCGCGCTTTTTTAAAATGGGCTGGTGGAAAATATCAGCTAGTTGATGATGTACGACACCATCTGCCGGCAGGGGAATGTTTAATTGAGCCATTCGTCGGCGCCGGCTCGGTGTTTTTGAATACCGAATACAAGTCTTATATTTTGGCCGATATTAACAACGATCTTATCGAGCTCTATAATATTGTTAAGTTACGAACAAATGATTTTGTGCGTGACGCTCTTGTACTGTTTAGCGGTGAATACAACAACGCTGAACGGTTTTATCTTATTCGTCAAGAGTTTAATACCAGTAAAGATGCTTACCGCCGAACGCTTCTCTTTCTCTACCTTAATCGCCATTGCTACAATGGGTTATGTCGTTATAACTTGAAGGGTGAATTTAATGTACCCTTTGGTCGTTACAAAAAGCCTTATTTTCCTGAAGCGGAGCTGTACTGGTTTGCAGAAAAAGCGCAACATGCCACTTTTATCTGTGAGCATTACCAACAAACTTTATTAAAAGCGACCTGTGGTGCAGTTGTATATTGCGATCCACCTTATGCTCCATTATCAACAACTGCCAATTTTACCTCCTACCACAGCAATAATTTTACTATGGAAGATCAACAAAATCTGGCACGTCTGGCTCACCAACTTTTCAGCCAAAACCAGATTCCGGTACTTATTTCTAATCACGATACTGAATTGACACGAGCCTGGTATTATCAAGCAATACTGCATCAGGTCAAAGCTCGCCGCACTATCAGTAGTAATATTCTTGGTCGTCACAAAGTAAATGAGCTTTTAGCACTCTACAGTTAA
- the rpsK gene encoding 30S ribosomal protein S11, which produces MAKVSVRTRKRVKKQVSDGVAHIHASFNNTIVSITDRQGNALGWATAGGSGFRGSRKSTPFAAQVAAERCAEAVKDYGIKNLEVMVKGPGPGRESTIRALNAAGFRITNITDATPIPHNGCRPPKKRRV; this is translated from the coding sequence ATGGCAAAGGTTTCTGTTCGTACGCGTAAACGTGTAAAAAAACAAGTCTCTGACGGTGTGGCTCATATCCATGCTTCTTTCAACAACACTATTGTTAGCATCACTGATCGTCAAGGTAATGCTTTAGGTTGGGCAACGGCAGGGGGATCTGGTTTCCGTGGTTCTCGTAAGTCAACTCCGTTTGCAGCGCAAGTTGCAGCAGAGCGCTGCGCTGAGGCAGTAAAAGACTACGGTATCAAGAATCTGGAAGTTATGGTGAAAGGACCAGGTCCAGGTCGTGAGTCTACCATCCGTGCGTTAAACGCGGCGGGCTTCCGCATCACTAATATTACCGATGCGACTCCGATCCCTCATAACGGTTGTCGTCCGCCTAAAAAGCGTCGTGTATAG
- the rpmD gene encoding 50S ribosomal protein L30 produces the protein MAKTMIEITQTRSSIGRLPKHKKTLVGLGLRRIGHTVEREDTPSIRGMVEQVSYMVRVVKKANVEESK, from the coding sequence ATGGCAAAGACTATGATTGAAATAACTCAAACTCGCAGCTCTATCGGTCGTTTACCTAAGCATAAGAAGACGCTTGTTGGTTTAGGACTGCGTCGCATTGGTCATACTGTAGAGCGTGAAGACACTCCTTCCATACGTGGTATGGTAGAGCAGGTTTCTTACATGGTTAGAGTTGTTAAAAAAGCAAATGTTGAGGAGAGTAAGTAA
- the rpsE gene encoding 30S ribosomal protein S5, translating to MAHTEKQAGELQEKLIAVNRVSKTVKGGRIFSFTALTVVGDGNGRVGFGYGKAREVPAAIQKAMEKARRSMINVPLNNGTLQYAIKGAHTGSNVFMRPASEGTGIIAGGAMRSVLEVAGVREVLSKTYGSTNPINVVRATFAALERMKSPEMVAAKRGKTVEEILGCE from the coding sequence ATGGCTCACACCGAAAAACAAGCTGGTGAACTGCAAGAAAAGCTGATTGCGGTGAACCGCGTATCTAAAACCGTAAAAGGTGGTCGTATTTTCAGCTTTACCGCACTTACAGTTGTAGGTGATGGTAATGGTCGTGTTGGTTTTGGCTATGGCAAAGCCCGCGAAGTTCCAGCAGCAATCCAAAAGGCGATGGAAAAAGCCCGTCGCTCTATGATTAACGTTCCGTTGAATAATGGTACTCTGCAGTACGCTATTAAGGGTGCTCATACGGGGTCTAATGTGTTTATGCGACCCGCTTCCGAAGGTACCGGTATTATTGCCGGTGGCGCTATGCGCTCTGTTCTGGAGGTTGCAGGGGTTCGTGAAGTATTATCTAAGACTTATGGTTCTACTAATCCGATCAATGTGGTTCGTGCAACTTTTGCTGCCTTGGAAAGGATGAAGTCTCCAGAAATGGTCGCTGCGAAGCGTGGTAAAACCGTTGAAGAAATTCTAGGGTGTGAATGA
- the rplE gene encoding 50S ribosomal protein L5 yields the protein MAKLHDCYKEKVAPELKAKLGYSSIMEVPRIEKITLNMGVGEAVSDKKLLDSAMNDLAAISGQKALMTKARKSVAGFKIRQGYPIGCKVTLRGKRMWEFFERLIFIAVPRIRDFRGLSAKSFDGNGNYSMGVREQIIFPEIDYDKIDRMRGLDITITTTAQSDKDGYELLTAFKFPFRDDFPFPVRKEGKVTTHG from the coding sequence ATGGCGAAACTGCATGATTGTTACAAAGAAAAGGTAGCCCCAGAATTAAAGGCTAAGCTTGGCTACAGCTCTATCATGGAAGTCCCTAGGATTGAAAAAATCACCTTGAATATGGGTGTTGGTGAGGCTGTTTCCGACAAAAAATTGTTGGATAGTGCGATGAATGATTTGGCAGCTATCTCCGGTCAAAAGGCGTTGATGACTAAAGCCCGTAAATCGGTTGCAGGCTTCAAAATTCGTCAAGGCTATCCGATCGGTTGTAAGGTGACCCTGCGCGGCAAGCGTATGTGGGAGTTTTTTGAGCGCCTCATTTTCATTGCTGTACCTCGTATTCGTGATTTCCGTGGCTTATCTGCTAAGTCATTTGATGGTAATGGAAATTATAGTATGGGTGTGCGCGAGCAAATTATCTTTCCAGAAATTGACTACGACAAAATCGATCGCATGCGTGGTTTGGATATCACCATTACTACTACTGCACAATCCGATAAGGATGGTTACGAGTTGCTGACTGCTTTTAAATTCCCATTCCGCGACGATTTCCCATTTCCAGTCCGCAAGGAAGGTAAGGTTACAACTCATGGCTAA
- the rpsM gene encoding 30S ribosomal protein S13: MARIAGVNIPDQKHTVIALTAIYGIGKTLSQSICDAAGVAKNVKVKELSEEQIEKLRQEITRSVMSDDNKLKPKYVVEGDLRRQVTLNIKRLMDLGAYRGLRHRRGLPVRGQRTKTNARTRKGPRKPIKK; encoded by the coding sequence GTGGCCCGTATAGCAGGCGTTAACATTCCTGACCAAAAACATACTGTTATCGCGTTAACCGCAATTTATGGTATAGGCAAAACTCTCTCACAGTCTATCTGTGATGCTGCGGGTGTTGCTAAAAATGTTAAGGTCAAGGAACTGTCTGAAGAACAAATCGAGAAGTTACGTCAAGAAATTACCCGGTCGGTTATGTCTGATGATAACAAGCTTAAGCCCAAATACGTTGTAGAAGGTGATCTGCGTCGTCAAGTTACCCTGAATATCAAGCGTCTTATGGATCTTGGAGCTTATCGTGGTTTACGTCATCGTCGTGGTTTGCCGGTTCGTGGGCAGCGTACGAAGACCAACGCACGTACCCGTAAGGGTCCGCGTAAACCGATCAAGAAATAA
- a CDS encoding 2OG-Fe(II) oxygenase translates to MKKDIFRNICNSLKKDDEPDRRCFYVEGALKPSDVQINIVEVGKIDPLPTQQDIQKLIAISSKAKFGLGDKTLLDENIRDTQEISRDKLRVIINEDALSIILTNIKNALELSDDTTLVPHLHNLLVYGKDQFFNKHQDTEKLEGMVTTLVMILPSPHIGGDLIVEHNKKQCIFSSENIDCNMIKYTAFYADCHHEIKKTTQGSRIALTYNLVLTSKNIAGKKMKILI, encoded by the coding sequence ATGAAAAAAGATATATTTAGAAATATTTGTAATTCGCTTAAAAAAGATGATGAACCGGATAGAAGATGCTTTTATGTTGAAGGTGCACTAAAACCATCAGATGTTCAGATAAACATTGTAGAAGTAGGAAAAATTGATCCGCTCCCCACACAACAAGATATTCAAAAATTGATAGCGATTTCTTCAAAGGCAAAATTCGGTTTAGGAGATAAAACATTATTAGATGAAAACATTCGCGATACACAAGAAATTTCAAGAGATAAGCTACGTGTCATCATCAACGAAGATGCATTATCTATCATATTAACTAATATTAAAAATGCATTAGAACTTTCTGATGACACCACACTTGTACCTCATCTACATAATCTGTTGGTTTACGGTAAAGACCAATTTTTTAACAAACACCAGGATACAGAAAAATTGGAGGGTATGGTTACAACATTAGTCATGATATTACCCTCTCCCCATATTGGTGGTGACTTGATCGTCGAACATAATAAAAAACAATGTATTTTTTCTTCAGAAAATATTGATTGTAACATGATAAAATATACCGCTTTTTATGCTGATTGTCATCACGAGATTAAAAAAACCACACAAGGATCTCGTATCGCTTTAACGTATAATTTAGTGTTAACATCAAAAAATATTGCTGGAAAAAAAATGAAAATCCTCATCTAG
- the rpsH gene encoding 30S ribosomal protein S8 has translation MSMQDPIADMLTRIRNGQAANKVTVTMPSSKLKIAIAMVLKKEGFIEDFCVTGESKLTLELELKYFEGKPVVETIQRVSRPGLRIYKKKDELPKVMAGLGIAVVSTSRGVMTDRTAREAEIGGEIICYVA, from the coding sequence ATGAGCATGCAAGATCCGATCGCAGATATGCTGACCCGTATCCGCAACGGTCAGGCCGCGAACAAAGTCACGGTCACTATGCCTTCCTCTAAGCTGAAAATAGCTATTGCTATGGTGCTGAAAAAGGAGGGTTTCATTGAAGATTTCTGTGTTACTGGGGAATCTAAACTTACCTTGGAACTGGAACTCAAGTACTTTGAGGGGAAGCCAGTCGTAGAAACTATTCAACGTGTCAGTCGTCCGGGTTTGCGCATCTACAAGAAAAAAGATGAGCTACCAAAGGTTATGGCTGGTTTAGGCATCGCTGTTGTTTCTACCTCTCGAGGTGTCATGACTGATCGTACAGCTCGTGAAGCCGAAATTGGCGGCGAGATTATCTGCTACGTAGCTTAA
- the rplF gene encoding 50S ribosomal protein L6: MSRVAKAPVVIPAGVEVTLNGQVISIKGKNGELTRTIHSAVVVEHKENTLVFASHEGAIEGWAQAGTARALVSAMVVGVTEGFTKKLQLVGVGYRAKVEGNRINLALGFSHPVDHELPIGITAECPSQTEIVLKGADKQVVGQVAADLRAYRRPEPYKGKGVRYANEVVRTKVAKKK; this comes from the coding sequence ATGTCTCGTGTTGCAAAAGCACCCGTCGTTATTCCTGCCGGCGTAGAGGTAACACTCAACGGTCAGGTTATTTCGATTAAGGGTAAAAATGGCGAGTTGACTCGTACAATCCATAGTGCCGTTGTTGTTGAGCATAAAGAAAATACATTGGTTTTTGCTTCACACGAGGGTGCTATAGAAGGTTGGGCACAGGCGGGTACTGCTCGTGCACTGGTTAGTGCTATGGTTGTTGGTGTCACCGAAGGCTTCACCAAGAAGCTACAACTGGTAGGTGTGGGTTATCGTGCCAAAGTTGAGGGTAACAGGATAAATTTGGCCCTAGGCTTTTCTCATCCCGTTGATCATGAGCTCCCAATAGGCATCACTGCCGAGTGTCCGAGCCAAACTGAAATCGTGCTAAAAGGCGCTGATAAACAGGTTGTTGGTCAGGTTGCAGCAGATCTGCGTGCCTACCGTCGTCCTGAGCCTTATAAAGGCAAAGGTGTCCGTTACGCCAATGAAGTCGTGCGTACTAAAGTGGCTAAGAAAAAATAA
- the secY gene encoding preprotein translocase subunit SecY, translated as MAKQPGLDFQSAKGGLGELKRRLLFVIGVLIVFRIGSFIPIPGIDATVLAKLLEQQRGTIIEMFNMFSGGALSRASIFALGIMPYISASIVIQLLTLVHPALAEIKKEGEAGRRKISQYTRYGTLVLAIFQSIGIATGLPNMPGMQGLVLNPGFAFYFTAVVSLVTGTMFLMWLGEQITERGIGNGISIIIFAGIVAGLPSAVGHTVEQARQGDLHFLLLLLVAILVFAVTFFVVFIERGQRRIVVNYAKRQQGRRVYAAQSTHLPLKVNMAGVIPAIFASSIILFPATIASWFGGGTGWNWLTTISMYLQPGQPLYVLLYASAIVFFCFFYTALVFNPRETADNLKKSGAFVPGIRPGEQTARYIDKVMTRLTLIGAIYITFICLIPEFMRDAMKVPFYFGGTSLLIVVVVIMDFMAQVQTLMMSNQYESALKKANLKGNNR; from the coding sequence ATGGCCAAGCAACCGGGACTAGATTTTCAAAGTGCTAAAGGCGGGTTAGGTGAGCTGAAACGCAGACTGTTGTTTGTTATCGGTGTGCTTATTGTTTTCCGTATCGGCTCTTTTATTCCGATCCCTGGTATCGATGCCACTGTGCTTGCTAAATTGCTCGAGCAACAGAGGGGCACTATCATTGAAATGTTTAATATGTTCTCTGGTGGTGCTCTCAGTCGTGCTTCAATTTTTGCCTTGGGTATTATGCCGTATATTTCGGCATCGATCGTTATCCAACTGTTAACGCTAGTTCATCCCGCGTTAGCAGAGATAAAGAAGGAGGGTGAGGCCGGTCGTCGGAAGATTAGTCAGTATACTCGCTATGGTACATTGGTATTGGCGATATTCCAATCGATCGGTATTGCTACCGGATTGCCGAATATGCCTGGTATGCAGGGTTTGGTGCTGAATCCCGGTTTTGCTTTTTATTTCACCGCTGTTGTGAGCCTGGTTACTGGAACCATGTTTCTTATGTGGCTAGGTGAACAAATTACTGAACGAGGTATTGGCAACGGTATTTCAATCATAATCTTTGCTGGTATTGTAGCGGGACTGCCATCAGCAGTGGGTCATACCGTTGAGCAAGCTCGGCAAGGTGATCTGCATTTTCTTCTGTTGCTGTTGGTTGCAATATTGGTGTTTGCAGTTACTTTTTTTGTTGTTTTCATCGAGCGTGGTCAGCGGCGTATTGTTGTTAACTATGCGAAACGCCAACAAGGTCGTCGTGTTTATGCAGCACAGAGTACACATTTACCGTTGAAAGTAAATATGGCTGGGGTTATCCCGGCAATCTTTGCTTCCAGTATAATTTTGTTCCCCGCAACTATTGCCTCTTGGTTTGGTGGTGGTACGGGTTGGAATTGGCTAACGACTATTTCAATGTATTTACAACCAGGGCAACCGCTTTACGTACTGCTGTATGCGTCGGCAATTGTTTTCTTCTGTTTCTTTTACACTGCGTTGGTGTTTAATCCGCGTGAAACAGCAGATAATTTGAAAAAGTCCGGTGCATTCGTACCAGGTATTCGTCCGGGAGAACAAACAGCTAGGTATATTGATAAAGTAATGACGCGTCTTACCTTGATTGGCGCGATTTATATTACTTTTATCTGCCTGATCCCTGAGTTCATGCGTGATGCAATGAAAGTACCTTTTTATTTTGGCGGTACTTCACTGTTGATCGTTGTCGTGGTTATCATGGACTTCATGGCACAAGTGCAAACTCTGATGATGTCGAATCAGTATGAGTCTGCATTAAAAAAAGCAAACCTGAAAGGCAATAACCGCTAG
- a CDS encoding DNA-directed RNA polymerase subunit alpha, which translates to MQGSVTEFLKPRLVDIEQTTSTHAKVTLEPLERGFGHTLGNALRRILLSSMPGCAVTEVEIAGVLHEYSSKEGVQEDILEILLNLKGLAVKIQGKDEVILTLNKSGIGSVTAADITHDGDVEIVKPQQVICNLTNENASISMRIKVQRGRGYVPASARIHSEEDERPIGRLLVDACYSPVERIAYDVEAARVGQRTDLDKLVIDMETNGTIEPEDAIRRAATILAEQLEAFVDLRDVRQPEEKEAKPEFDPVLLRPVDDLELTVRSANCLKAEAIQYIGDLVQRTEVELLKTPNLGKKSLTEIKDVLASRGLSLGMRLEKWPPVCIADDLTEHS; encoded by the coding sequence ATGCAGGGTTCTGTGACAGAGTTTCTAAAACCACGCTTAGTAGATATCGAGCAAACCACTTCGACGCACGCTAAGGTGACCCTTGAGCCTTTAGAGCGTGGCTTTGGCCATACTCTTGGTAACGCACTGCGCCGTATTCTGCTCTCATCGATGCCGGGTTGTGCGGTGACTGAGGTTGAGATTGCTGGTGTACTTCATGAGTACAGTAGTAAAGAAGGCGTACAGGAAGATATCCTGGAAATCCTGCTCAACTTGAAAGGGTTGGCGGTGAAAATTCAAGGAAAAGATGAAGTTATTCTTACCCTGAATAAGTCTGGCATTGGCTCTGTGACGGCTGCTGATATCACTCATGATGGTGATGTTGAAATCGTCAAGCCACAGCAAGTGATTTGCAACCTGACTAACGAAAATGCGTCTATCAGTATGCGTATTAAGGTTCAGCGTGGTCGTGGTTATGTTCCGGCTTCTGCCCGGATTCATTCGGAAGAAGATGAGCGCCCTATTGGTCGTTTATTGGTGGACGCATGCTATAGTCCTGTAGAGCGTATTGCCTACGATGTTGAAGCAGCTCGTGTAGGACAACGTACTGACTTGGATAAGTTAGTCATTGATATGGAAACCAATGGTACCATTGAGCCTGAGGACGCTATTCGCCGTGCCGCAACTATTCTGGCTGAACAGTTGGAGGCTTTCGTTGATCTACGTGATGTACGCCAACCGGAAGAAAAAGAAGCGAAGCCAGAATTTGATCCGGTCTTATTGCGCCCTGTTGATGATTTGGAGTTGACTGTCCGCTCCGCCAACTGCCTTAAGGCAGAAGCTATCCAGTACATCGGTGACCTGGTACAGCGCACAGAGGTTGAATTGCTGAAAACGCCAAATTTGGGTAAAAAATCGCTCACTGAAATCAAGGATGTGCTGGCTTCACGTGGTCTGTCTTTAGGCATGCGCTTGGAAAAATGGCCTCCAGTTTGTATCGCCGACGATCTAACAGAACACTCATAA
- the rpmJ gene encoding 50S ribosomal protein L36, with protein MKVRASVKKLCRNCKVVKRRGVVRVICSVEPKHKQRQG; from the coding sequence ATGAAAGTTCGTGCTTCCGTCAAGAAATTGTGTCGTAACTGTAAAGTTGTTAAGCGTCGTGGTGTCGTTCGTGTAATTTGCAGTGTCGAACCAAAGCATAAACAGCGTCAAGGCTGA
- the rpsN gene encoding 30S ribosomal protein S14, whose translation MAKQSLKAREVKRLALAAKYREKRAELKDIIASKGKASEAHWSDEERRAAVLKLQTLPRDSSPSRQRNRCRQTGRPHAYLRKFGLSRMKVRETAMRGEIPGLRKASW comes from the coding sequence ATGGCTAAGCAATCATTGAAAGCACGTGAAGTAAAACGCTTGGCACTGGCTGCTAAATACCGGGAAAAACGCGCGGAGTTGAAAGATATCATTGCTAGTAAGGGTAAAGCGTCCGAAGCGCATTGGAGTGACGAAGAGCGTCGGGCTGCTGTTCTTAAACTGCAAACTTTACCGCGTGATTCCAGTCCGTCTCGCCAGCGTAATCGCTGTCGCCAAACTGGCCGTCCGCATGCTTACCTGCGAAAGTTTGGCTTGAGCCGCATGAAAGTCCGTGAAACCGCGATGCGCGGTGAAATACCGGGTCTTAGAAAGGCTAGCTGGTAA
- the rpe gene encoding ribulose-phosphate 3-epimerase → MKEFLIAPSILAADFARLGEDTAKVLASGADVIHFDVMDNHYVPNLTVGSMVCQSLRNYGILAPIDVHLMVKPVDHLAIAFAKAGATSISFHPEATKDITCTLALIKNQGCKVGLVFNPNTDLSCLDNVNVMDKLDIILLMSVNPGFGGQSFIPATLDTLCQVRKLIDDGGYDIRLGVDGGINTANIYETAKAGADMFVAGSAIFKQPNYKTVIEMMRCELAKVFPPSVTDVNH, encoded by the coding sequence ATGAAAGAATTTTTAATTGCCCCATCCATTCTGGCGGCAGATTTTGCCCGTTTAGGTGAGGATACAGCCAAAGTACTGGCCTCCGGCGCTGACGTTATTCATTTTGATGTCATGGATAACCATTACGTTCCCAATTTAACAGTCGGCTCCATGGTTTGTCAGTCTCTGCGAAATTATGGCATTCTTGCCCCCATTGATGTGCATTTGATGGTTAAACCTGTTGATCATCTAGCAATAGCTTTTGCTAAAGCGGGTGCCACCTCTATTTCTTTTCATCCAGAAGCCACTAAAGATATCACCTGTACCCTAGCACTAATAAAAAATCAGGGTTGTAAGGTTGGCTTAGTATTCAATCCCAATACGGATCTGAGTTGTCTCGATAATGTAAATGTAATGGACAAATTAGATATCATTTTATTGATGTCAGTTAACCCAGGCTTTGGCGGTCAATCGTTTATTCCGGCAACGCTAGATACATTATGTCAGGTACGAAAACTCATCGATGACGGTGGTTATGATATTCGGTTAGGGGTGGATGGAGGTATTAACACAGCGAACATCTATGAGACAGCAAAAGCAGGAGCAGATATGTTCGTCGCAGGTTCCGCTATTTTCAAACAGCCGAATTATAAAACGGTGATTGAGATGATGCGATGTGAGTTAGCAAAGGTTTTCCCTCCATCTGTAACAGATGTCAATCATTAA
- the rpsD gene encoding 30S ribosomal protein S4, with product MARYLGPKLKLSRREGTDLFLKSGARAIDTKCKIDQPPGQHGARKPRLSDYGVQLREKQKVRRIYGVLERQFRNYYKKAASVKGNTGANLLRLLESRLDNVVYLMGFSATRAEARQLVSHKAILVNGRVVNIASYQVSPNDKISVREKAKTQKRIKAALELSEQREKPTWLEVNAVEMMGMFKCIPERADLPADINEHLIVELYSK from the coding sequence ATGGCAAGATATCTGGGGCCTAAGCTCAAGCTGAGCCGTCGTGAGGGTACTGATTTATTTCTGAAGTCAGGTGCCCGTGCGATTGATACCAAGTGTAAAATTGATCAACCACCTGGCCAGCATGGTGCACGTAAGCCACGTCTGTCTGATTATGGTGTGCAGTTGCGTGAGAAGCAAAAAGTTCGCCGGATATATGGTGTTCTGGAGCGTCAATTCCGTAATTATTACAAAAAAGCCGCAAGTGTAAAAGGCAATACAGGTGCGAACTTGTTGCGACTATTGGAAAGTCGTCTAGACAATGTCGTTTACCTCATGGGTTTCAGCGCTACTCGTGCTGAAGCACGTCAGTTAGTGAGTCATAAAGCTATATTGGTAAATGGGCGTGTTGTCAACATCGCTTCCTATCAAGTATCTCCGAATGACAAAATCAGCGTTCGTGAAAAAGCGAAAACGCAAAAACGTATTAAGGCTGCTTTGGAGCTGTCTGAGCAGCGTGAAAAGCCAACTTGGCTGGAAGTTAATGCTGTTGAGATGATGGGTATGTTCAAGTGTATTCCTGAACGTGCTGATTTACCTGCGGATATTAACGAACACCTGATCGTTGAGCTTTACTCCAAGTAA